From a single Nicotiana tomentosiformis chromosome 2, ASM39032v3, whole genome shotgun sequence genomic region:
- the LOC104087989 gene encoding ethylene-responsive transcription factor ERF024 — translation MSDPGASSSGGSSGRHPVYKGIRKRKSSGKWVSEIREPRSPNRIWLGTFPTPEMAAVAYDVAALALKGRDAELNFPNSASSLPVPATNSPHDIQAAAACAAAALGAAGDALSARRGVDNNNNIIPVSREVENSTPWNNNEFMDEDLIFDMPNVIMNMAEGMLLSPPRFNLPDDDTTAAEYIADQDLWNYP, via the coding sequence ATGTCCGATCCTGGGGCGAGTAGCAGTGGCGGAAGCAGTGGGCGCCACCCCGTGTACAAAGGAATAAGGAAAAGGAAGAGCAGTGGAAAATGGGTGTCAGAAATTCGAGAGCCACGATCACCCAATAGGATATGGCTAGGTACATTTCCTACCCCAGAAATGGCAGCAGTTGCTTATGACGTAGCTGCACTGGCCCTTAAAGGCAGGGATGCTGAGCTCAACTTCCCAAACTCAGCATCCTCATTGCCAGTCCCGGCTACTAACTCGCCTCATGATATTCAGGCAGCTGCAGCCTGTGCGGCTGCAGCTCTTGGGGCAGCCGGGGATGCTTTAAGCGCCCGTAGAGgagttgataataataataatatcatacCGGTTTCGAGAGAGGTAGAAAATTCAACACCTTGGAATAATAATGAGTTTATGGATGAAGATTTGATCTTTGATATGCCAAATGTTATTATGAATATGGCTGAAGGTATGCTTCTTAGTCCTCCACGTTTCAACCTTCCTGATGATGACACTACTGCTGCTGAGTATATTGCTGACCAAGATCTCTGGAATTATCCCTAA